DNA sequence from the Salminus brasiliensis chromosome 3, fSalBra1.hap2, whole genome shotgun sequence genome:
tgtctgtctgtgtatctctccAGCCATCAgaatgtctctctgtctcagtctattagtctatttatctctccctctctccatccatccatttttcttcatctatccatttgtctgtctttccatgtctgtctacctatcaaTCAGTgtgtctccccctctctctctagccTTTAGCCTGTatgtctgcctgtctttctctgtctatttgtctcagcctcactctctctatccaccagcctgtttgtttctgtctatttgtcctagtctctgtctgtctgtctctctctctctctctgttatgtctctctttatctctccatCCTTTGGCCTgcctgtctctccttctctatctGCCCATGtctccttttccttctcagCCTGTGTTTCTcgttctctgtctgtctatccatctttcttcatctatctgtctctgaATCTCTCCATCCTTTGGCCTGCCTGTCTCTGAGTCCCTGTCTCTTTATCCCTCCATCCTTTGGCCTGCCTGTCTCTGAGTCcctgtctctttatctctccATCCTTTGGCCTGCCTGTCTCTGAGTCCCTGTCTCTGAGTCTCTCCATCCTTTGGCCTGcctgtctctttatctctccATCCTTTGGCCTGCCTGTCTCTGAGTCTCTCCATCCTTTGGCCTGCCTGTCTCTGAGTCTCTCCATCCTTTGGCCTGCCTGTCTCTGAGTCcctgtctctttatctctccATCCTTTGGCCTGCCTGTCTCTGAGTCCCTGTCTCTGAGTCTCTCCATCCTTTGGCCTGCCTGTCTCTGAGTCcctgtctctttatctctccATCCTTTGGCCTGCCTGTCTCTGAGTCTCTCCATCCTTTGGCCTCCCTGCCTCTTTATCCCTCCATCCTTTggcctgcctgtctctctctctctcagctctctctctctcagctctctctctctctctctctctctctcagcgctctctctctctctctctctctctctctctctctctctctctcagctctctctcagctctctctctctctctctctctctctctctctctctcagctctctctcagctctctctctctctctctctctctctctcagcgctctctctctctctctctctctctctctctctctctctctctcagctctctctcagctctctctctctctctctctctctctctctctctctcagctctctctcagctctctctctctctctctctctctctctctctgctctccgttGCTCTTTCTGCTCTTTATCACGCTTcaaacgacccaaaacacactcgGCCCATCAGTGGACATTCCGCTAAAACCCAAAGAAGTGGAGGATCTTACCAAGCCTTCGATCTGGATCTGTTTAACAGGTGAATCCAGGCTGTTTTCAGACGCGGTGTCTCTGCGGAGCGCCATCTTTACAAGCACGCGGAGAGCAAGAGCGGGGCTCGGACCTTCCGGCTAAAAAGAGAACAAACAATCGGTCCTACCCTGAGTCGCCCCTACATACCCTGTGCAGGAGTTCCAACAGCAGAACCCAatgttaaataaacacacttaatcattttttattatcgGGTAAACTGTCCTCCTAGACCCCTAGACTGTACTTACACGTTGGTGTGATGTTTATTACTTTACGAACGTTCCGTGTTTCTGCACGGTCGGATTTGACAGTAACTGCGGGAGTACCATGCTGGTTGTATTTtgaggatctctctctctctctctctctctgtctctctctctctctctgtctctctctctctctgtgtctctctctctctctgtgtctctctctctctctctctctctggtgacAGTTTATACTCTTTTATATCTAGttgtactccactgcagtaatcgtactggtatactggtcgcTGGGGTCAGTAACAGTGTTATAGCTCCggcagcagcagagcagcttcGGTACAATGAAGATAAAACGCCAAAAACAAGCCAAGAAAAACATCAGCTTTTATAAATACAACTTTGGTTTTCGGGAACCTTTTCAGATATTAATCGATGGCACATTCTGTCAAGCAGCGCTGAAGAATAAAATCCAAATCAGAGAGCAAATGCCAAAGTATTTCATGGGAGAAGTTCAACTCTGCACCACAAAGTGAGTCAACATAGATTTACTACTTTTACTATAATCTATATGATCAATTACCAGAATGTGTAACATGTCTGATCACTGAATACATCAGTATTGCGTTTAAACTGGGACTTAACTCTTAACTCTAATCACTTATTACAGCATTGATCATATCTGCCTtacatcagccaacatcctCACGTATCCATCTACCTCTCTAactgattattattagttttagcTGTTATGCCCATGTAAATGTTGTTGTCACTTGTATTTTAACACATTTAGCTGCTCTGACCATTTAATTTCCCTCTGATAAATCTGACCACCCCTAGAGTCAGTTTAGGGATCCTTAAAATTCTCCACACTAGATATGTCAGAATAATACTGATGattataacaaaaataatatttacccTTTGACTAAATATATGCCCAAGCATACATCTGTGatctgtgtgtaaatatatatatatatatatatatatatatatatatatattcattatcaATTTTCTCTCTATTATACAGCTGTGCACTGAAGGAACTTGAGAGCCTTTCTGACGACCTGTACGGAGCTAAACTCATCTTGCAGAGATACCAGATTCggaaatgtaaacacagcaagGAGCCTGTCCCTGCATCCCAGTGCCTGCTGTCAATGCTTGAGAAGACAAATCCACATCACTTCTTTGTAGCAACACAAGTAATGCCGGCTATTCAGACTATGGTGTTTGGAAATATTAACTAAATGGAGtatgaaattaaatataaattccCAGACTTTGTCATTTACAATgcttattattaaataattacatgGGAAAAATGCAAACTGAGTAATATTGAGTTATTCTTAAGTTGTAGCAATTAGGACTAGAAGTTTGGAACCAtgagcaggacctggtcaaagttttattaataataggCCAAATCTTTCTTCTGCTCTAGACTAGCAAACAGTTGCTGTAACCATCATATGTCTCTTATTTCCAAACACTGGCAGTTCACATGTTTCAAATGTTTCAGATGTTTTCTATTTTCTTATGAAAGGCTACAGtacttctgctgtgtttggtatTGCTTCCTGCATAATCTATAAAATGAGTTATTCTTAAGTGAGCTGTGGAGGCCTGGACCTGTTCTTTAATTAAAGCAGTCAAACTAGCACCTTGCATAATGCAGTAATCAGACTCACAGCGTTTAGCTCAATGTATATGAGAGAAATTCAATTTTTGCATTATGTGATCTTCATTTGTAGGACAGAGATTTGACCACAGGCGTGATGGGGATTCCTGGCGTGCCTCTGCTGTATATTATCCAAAACACCATGGTGTTGGACAAGCCCTCCGCCTGTTCACTGAAGCACGTGGAGGCGGCACAGCTGGGTGAGCTGGTGAGCCCGACCGAGCAGCAGAGCATCCAGAACCTAAAAGCTGAGCAGGGCCTCAGCAAAGATGGGGTGGAGCAGCAAGGCAAAAAACACAAGAGGAAATCTGGCAACCCCAACCCCCTGAGCTGtctgaaaaagaagaagaagccgATGCCACAACAACCTAAAAAGACGGacggagagaaaagaaagaggagcAGGCACAGGAAACGGAAACCTGCTGATCTGACCAGCAGTGTCCACCCGAAGCCCTCCGGTGCTCAGTCCTGACCTGCATTCTGTATATCAGCCCTGTACAATtgctgtgatgtgatgtgatgtgatagactgaaagaaaaagaaaatctatgTTTTCTGTGATCACCAGCTTTTCTTTTAAACCGTTAACTGTTAAGGTCTGATGTCTAATAAACAGCCGTCTGTTGTAGAAGGTGGCTCATACTTTTTTTATGATCAGGAAAGCTGCTATATTTACTGGTTCAAGATTAAAAGTAGCTTTATTGGTATGACTTTAAAAAGCACAATATTAGCAAAGCATTAATAACTACACTAATGACAATAATAGCAactatatatttattgtattccATTCAGTTTCTCTGAAGCAAACTTCAGCAGCAAACTGTTTTATATGGCAAaactatgttttttatatatatatatatatatatatatatatatatatatatatatatattatgacctgctgcaaacaagtcagttgtttaaaatgtgtttctttGGGACTCCTCATTTGGTGCATCCAGAAATGTAGGGCTCTTATGTATGTTTAACATCGGGGGAAACTCCTCTGCATGCACTGGTTTGGgattttaaaaaaatcacacTGTGTCCCTGTCATATTAAccaaataagcaaaaaaaaatgaatattaatttaatataatgaaTGTTAGGAGAATTTGTTTGGTAGTACATGTGAAATGTTGCCTTCAGCAGTAAGCTTTTGCTGTGGAGAGCTAAACTGTTGTGGTCCATGACCCTTTAAATGTCCTCCACTACCACAAGAGGGAGGTAAAGGGTTTTTTTCATGCTTTTTACAAGAAAGAGTTTTGTTATTATGTCATAGAACAGGACTGTCCTTTAATTTGATGCAGTAGTGACAGTTGAGTGACCATGTTTCAATAGATTAATTGTTTTAAACAATTATATAAATCCAACCGTACGACCACTCTGTTCAAGATATGTAAGCTAGACTGTATGTGGAACTGTTCTGTTGGAGTTGTCAATGCTCTTACCCAGTGGTCTGGGTATTCCTCATTAGAGGCGTAAATGCAGGATCAGTGGGATGGCTATTGGCTGAGAATCAGTAGACTCCCATAAATCAACCTTAAGAGTGTCTTGATGTCTGTGGCGTCAGAGAAGCTGAAAGCTCTTTGTTGGACTGATCTAAGTGGCTGAATCATTCAGGTTTAAATATAGCTCTGCTTGTGTTGTGGCTATTTTTGTCCCATGCTAGGTATTATTCATTTTGAATGGGTTGCTAGAAGCAACGCCAAGAGGATACAATGTCATGTAGTGGGTTGAGCCAGTCAGATAGGAATAAGCTCTAGATCGattttaaaaccaagaaaatcATTCAAAACATTCTGATTATTGGTTTTTACACTAATcacaatacaaatacatttcacaTAGATATGAATAGCAATAGCATTGTCCCAGATTACCACTGTTCACGATAACAACACAATATGCTGTATTTTGTCCATCCAAAAACCATGGAAACATGTCCACAGGTAGAAGTTGGACAGTACAGCGTGTATGACCGATTTACTGAGACACAAATGGATAAAGTGTGAATAAGCTGTATAACACCACGCTGCTTTTATTACTGCTGATGCTTTTGtgtggccatcttggatttgAACTCCAAGTTGGTGTTGGTGAGGCTCTCCGGACTTTCCTGAAAAGAAATCCATCTTGTGGGACGTTCTAGTTGAAATTTCCTATTTGGAACTAAGCAATTCCAACATGCCAGAAGAAACAGAAGGCAGCATTATCACACCATTTCCTCTTGTGGGAATACCACAGTGCAGTCCCATTTTTTTGTCAGCAGAAGGGAAGTTGACTGTATGCCCTTTTAACAGATGGTTAATATTTCTATACTATTTGATTTGATGTTAGCTTGCTGGGTAAGTGCAATAAGTTTGCATGGGTAGCTAATAAGCACACATTACGGCTAATGTAGCTGAGAGTGAAAGCATTCATGTTGAAAATGGCTATTTGAGTGGCATGTAAGATGAACTGCTGACCACACCagtgacatatatatattattattattattaacgtATCTTTTATGTCATTTTGTCAACGCAGTGGTTTGATTTGGGACAGCACATGTCAGATGCTATCTTCACATTGGgctgtgtggttggtgtggcgcaacagataacaccactgagctaccacaccatgtgggagacaggagttcgattcctggtctgggtgactatgctgttgCCGCACCAATAATCCTTGGGtgcttgggtaagactcctaacactacactgacccacctctgtaagtAACTCTGGATAagggtgtctgctaaatgccgtaaatttAAGTGCTGTCTTCTTACCTGTTTCGAGTCATTCTTACACTAcatatcatttttatttgtggtttactttattatttctttataatttttactttttactttgtttgttttttacaaatagcatttaaaaccatttttagGTCATTTCTATGCCCGCCAGCTTCCTCTAATCGGcccttctcttttctccagTTGACCTCGTTGGCGTTTGGCATGTTAAGccttgcttccatattctcctgaagtagccCCAAAAGACTTTCATTAGTGGGCTGAGTGTGTGCTAATGTTGGGGGCGTAAATATAACAAAtcaagactgttacataacagttgtggggttttggaattggttcGTTTTACAGCTCTACAGGAGGAACAGCAGGTTCACCTCCAAGCACCGAACTCTCATTCTTCAACCATGCTAAGATAAATGCAGTTTTCTATTCTAGACATATGTGCTGCAGATCAAAGATTCAGGTCCGGAAAGTAAAAATCGGCCCCAGGATtatgttccaactgcctgggcagctctgctgcagctaagCTAACATAGGCTCACCACCGTAACCGAAGACACAGGTAGACATGTACACTTTAACACAGCTCCTTCCAGCACTGTGCATAAACAGAGCTAGTCCAGCTAAGGCTTTTGCTATGCCTGATTAGGCTGTCTAATGTTGCTCTCTGAACTGATTAAAATGACTAAAGATTTGTGCAAAATGAATTACCAGGTAACAGAGAGCGGATAGTAACAGGTCAGAAGGTTGTTCGGAAAGGGTATATAGACATCATGCTACACTGTGCAAGTAGTGGGCCTTGGTCTCTTCTGAGAGTCTTGCATTTCTATTATTTCATGGAAATTACTGTCGATAATAAATGCTAAGAGGTCTGTGTGCATCCAGTCATAGTGAAGACGGTGAGGTGGGATGGGGGTGGGGCTTATGGGGCTATGCAAAccaaaaaatactgaataaaaaatCTAATCTTGACCTCAGAACTGAAATTCGTTATAGTGTATCGTTACACATCAATTCTGTTTTGTCTTCAGAGCAGGACTACCTTATCCAACTCCTGCATAGCTTGACCACAGAGCGGGTAGCCGGTCTTCTTTGTGCAAATTCCAtgcaatgtgtgtttgtgtgtgaactCACACAGTCcttaaacaaacataaaaaagaagTCCCCCTCCATCTTAGCTCTTTTGTTGCTTACTGTGTCTTCAGCCTCTGCCAAGGACATTCCTCAGACTGCCCAGTTGTCCTGAGCGGCACTGCTCAGATAACCATGGCAACTCCATGTCCACATGTTCTCAGCAAGGGAGGaaccatatgtgtgtgtgtgtgtgtgtgtgtgtgtgtgtaagacatGGTACATGGTAAACACAAACGTCACTGGGTCACACAATAGACAAGAGCTGACGTCCCTCTTTCTGCGTCACTcccgcacacaaacacacgttgCTACTCCCAATAAGTTGTAGAGGAGAAAGAGGGTCCGCCACACTTTCCTTTCCAGTGGAGACCAGCTCAGTTCTCTTAGCAAGAGTAGGCAGGTAGAGCTGTCAAAGTAACAAAAACTTCAAAGCTTGGAAGACAAAGCTGTCCTCATTACAGCTGAGAAAGCACTGCAGACAAAACAGCAATAATCGAGACATACGTCTTCAGAAGCCAGTCCTGACAGAATGGAAGTGGTCCTGACCAGACTCAGAGATTTCTCCTGTAAGGAGGCTACCTTTGATGACTGCAAAGCAGCAGTGATGTTCAGAGAGCGACCAGCAGCAGAGAACTTGTGCAGGACGGAGAGCATGGCCCGTGACCGCACTGGACGGCTGGACATCGAGAGTGCTCTGGCCTGGCTGAGACGAGAGCTGGTAAGACCTGATAAGCGGTTTTCTTAACTTCTCAATAGACTACATAGAGAGGTCCCTTGCATGttgttctgtctctctcagtcctGGATGAACATTGTGTTGAATATTCACTGGATAAATATTTTACTCATATAAAATCTATAACTCATTATGATATGATTGTAAGTTATTACTTTTATCCAGGGAATATTAAGCAGGTTTGTGTTTCTTTATTCTATTGATTATTGATCTATTGATCATTTTgcatcatttttttatataaaataatgccTAAAACAAGTGATATTATCTTCCATTACATCAAATTTTAATTGAAAAAGCTGCTTACGTGAGCAGTAAGtctttatttcctcagtaaaatgctaacattagagttctcctcatggagtctagtgttatttagagttctcctcatatcaacacctggtttgagggtaaatcagtgtttaatgatggtaaattaggtgaactgctgctgctgctgctgatggagttgaacacttctacgctgtgctggctggactggggggcatccaggagatcAGGAGAATCTGGAGTTAATACATAAAAACTCTCTTATAGCTGAGAGACATGCTTTTAAATAATGGGCTTTGCTACCTAAACCTTCTACGCAGTACAGTATATTGATAAATTGTCCTGCTGTGGTTTTCTCACTCTCCTTTTATGCTTATTTTTCGATAATCTATCCTGTTTGTGCTCATAATTCTTTTTTAATTCAAGTCCAGTACTGAAATGGTTCACAGATTTGATTTGTACTGCTTCCTGAAAAGCAAAGCTGCTTTTTTCCCATGGATGGTCTGTAAAAGCTCAGGGGTGGTCTCTACGAACGCCACATAGCACCAGTCTAAATTTATAGTCACTTTAGGCTCAGGTCAAGTCTAACAACAGCAGAGGCCATCCAGCTTGTTTGAGAAGTTCCTGCCAGACAGTAAAATCTTAGTGTGTCTGTGTCATTGACATGCAGGGGTCACCATTACAACAGCCCACACCCAGCATTCCCATGGGCAAGGGCAGATAAATCACCTGGCATTTACAGCCTTCATCCTTACCCTGAACTGCGGCCAGCAAAAGTCTCGGATGTCCCGACACCACAAGCTGAGAAAAACGAGCTGTAGAGTGGAGTGGTAGTTTAGTAGACAGGGGGTTTTCATGTACCTTGACTTTGCTAAATTAGGGGTTTGAATATATATTTTGGAACATATATTTTGTCTTTATTGCTAGTAACATTAATATGTTATTAATATACAGTCATAtgagaatattatgaccacctacctaatagtgggaataaccagcCTTGGCTCAGATGGCACTGGCCAGGCATCATGTCAGGCACTGTATTAAGTGATGGAAAGTGTTCACTGTAGAGGTTCAGTGGGGCGCCACTGTTATACCATTGGAAGGCACTCAATGGACGAGAAGTCTACTCTCGGTAGACCTTCACTACGACGGCTCTAGatcatcccacaaagttagcagtttctgagatgctaccacgCAAAACCCTTTTAGCCAAACTGCTACAAGTGACcagtgtgcttgcttatttataGGTGCAGCAAATCCTGTCAGGTGGCATCTGTGATGCCCCAGGCTGAGTTAACTCCAAATTTGATCTAGTCTGATATGACCGTGGTAGCGGGACAAGGGAGGTAGCGTCTCAGAAACCCCTAACCTTATGAGATGTTCTAGAGTCATCGTAATGAAGGTGTACCGAGTATGGACTTCtcgcacattgagtgcctccccaCGGCCAGTGGTGGGACAGTGGTGTCCCATGGGTAATTGATGCCTGAGAGGAACAACgactctgtaaagctgcaaaTAGTTGGTTAGTAGAACGTTATGTGAATTTGAATTATTATACCATTTTGGTTTTTGGTATATCTGTTTCCTGATATCTGATATCTGTTTCCTGGACGCTcctacaattttttttatttagctttatttgattttacctttattcatttattatcacATAGGTAGGTATATTTCAAAAAGAATTGACCCAAAGTTCATCATTAGAAGTtttttatgatcagtgtttaaatTTTTAAGTTTGGGAAATGTTTAATGGCAcgttatttaaatattatttatcaaTGTGACATCAGTGTATTTATGTATCAGTTTTATCAATGGGGATGTTTGCATAATGAGAGGCTGTGACCGAAATGGATCCCTATTCTCAATTTAGAGCACTGATAATCTGTGAATGTCTGAATCGTAAGGTGAAATTCAAACATGATTTTGAGGGTACTataatctcccacaatgcactcataatttacaaatgatacatatacaccaatcagccataaccttagcaccacctgcctgaGTAGGCCCCTTTTATAccgccacagcagatctgaacattcgaggcatggacgcCATAATACCTCTAAagacgtcctgtggtatctggcaccaagactttagcagcagatcctgtacgttgtgaggtgaggcctccatggattacGTCAATGAGTCttagatgcccatgaccctgtcgctggttcaacGGTCGTAATTTCTTagagcacttttagtaggtactgtaCTTACCACTGCATAGCAGAGAAACCCAgcagacctgtctgatgttttggagatggtctgacccagtcgtctagccatcacagtggCTCAGGTCCTTATTCTtgcccattttttctgcttttaacaccaagattaac
Encoded proteins:
- the utp23 gene encoding rRNA-processing protein UTP23 homolog — encoded protein: MKIKRQKQAKKNISFYKYNFGFREPFQILIDGTFCQAALKNKIQIREQMPKYFMGEVQLCTTNCALKELESLSDDLYGAKLILQRYQIRKCKHSKEPVPASQCLLSMLEKTNPHHFFVATQDRDLTTGVMGIPGVPLLYIIQNTMVLDKPSACSLKHVEAAQLGELVSPTEQQSIQNLKAEQGLSKDGVEQQGKKHKRKSGNPNPLSCLKKKKKPMPQQPKKTDGEKRKRSRHRKRKPADLTSSVHPKPSGAQS